In Lathyrus oleraceus cultivar Zhongwan6 chromosome 2, CAAS_Psat_ZW6_1.0, whole genome shotgun sequence, the DNA window atcaccacaaaccaagaatactcatcaacctaacaatttcaaacaaccatacaaaattagggattttaacctaaacatatCACTCTTCTTTCTTTCcaacttcctttgccttttctttcttttgctgattgagtctacaaagccatatcactcttcgactttcctgcagctctttcagccattctttattcatgagattcaagcgtcccttgaagctcttcctttgtcaattttgacaaatctttcgactcttttatgcctactaccacgtggtcgaactttggagccaacgacctcaagatcttttcaacaacagatcttgatgtcaacacttctccacataccttaatttgattcaccagtttcgtaaccttggtgaagaaattAGTTATTCTTTaattgtcttccatctgaagtaattcatacgttcttttgtgacctctttcaccttctccgcgccaTCAAACGATTTCTCCataatttcccatgcttctttcgctgactctgcatcactaactTTTTCAAAattatctgcatcaacacattgatgaattaTAAAAAGAGCTTTacaatctttcttcttcaattctttatgtgcaacattttcttgatctgtcgcggcttctgcaagcgttgctactccttccttcataagatcccaaacatcttgataacagaacacaacctttattTTCTTGCACCAATTCTCCTAATTGTTGTacttgagaatcagaagatttgctggaaaatgcccgtttggatgattcgttgccatgatgattttcttcccacgaatcgtttcaaccggagctcttgataccagatgttggaaatccaccaaaatctatggagaatttcaatcaatcttgatgaacaataTTATTATCACCCACCCAATGACAATAAAAtaaaagaacaatggagaaagaaagaaagtaaagaacgatgaaggagaagaataattaaaattctgcagagtttgtctctgcccacaaactgtgaaaaacttatattcactttacaactgcaaaatactgtgaatacaatgttatgaatactctattcacctcattacaaaaataagggttactccctttatttatagatttaggtttactttgacttgctcaaaactataaaagtccaaaataagtaacaacactaaaataggcataagtcgaatcctgtgtgaagcaacatgcttcgacacttcgacacactaacacaactcaacatacTAGGTGGTTTGACGCTTCCTTACTCTGTCGAGCAATCTGCTTCGACACAAAGAATTACAATTCAAGAGAAAAATCCTAATAGATTTTCAATAAATCCTACTATCATTTGCTTGATGAGACTTTGAATGCAGTAACGAGAGTGGCTGATAATTTGCTTTAGAAATTGGATAAGTTGTGGATGTTAAAATTGCCAAGTAAATATTTTTTGGATGAAGATTATTGCTTGATAGACTGGATACTAGAGTGGAGTTAGACAATAAAAGTGTGCTTAGTGGCAGTCAAAATTTGTCTTGTCCTCTTTGCTTTGAAGAACATGAATCAACTTAACATCTTTTTGTAAACTGCTCAGCTACAAATCAGTTGTGGCAGTAGGCTTTTGTCTGGACTGGTATGTCTTCTGTGGGGCTTGCAAGCTCACCTGCAACATTCTTCAAGGCATTTCAGAGGAAGCTCATAGACATATTCAAAAATGGCATTAATGGCGTAACGTGGATGGGTATCTGTTGGTCTTTATGATTGTACAGGAACGTAGTGCTTTTTAATGGATACTTTAAAGATGTGGCTAAAATGCTCAATGATGTTGAAGTGACTTCCTAGAAATGGTAGTATGTTTTTAAGAATAAGGGATTACATGATTGTCTTTTTTGGAATTGGTGTTCTAATTTTTTGACTTGTATTTATCACCACCCAATTTATTAGTGAACTTTGAAATTCAATCTAAATTACAACTTGTATGAGTAGAAAAATCAACTACTTCAATTTCTAGATTTGATCTCGTAGTTTAGTCACTGTTATTTCATGCTTTTCGTTTTGTCTGTTATTTCTTTTATCGTACCAAATTTGCTATTTTGCATTGTTAGGTTATAgtgtttttttttgtttaaatCTTGTATTGATTATGATTAGACAAAAATGCCCTTGATTTTTTAGGGGTTTGGGATTATTTTTTTATCTTATTTTCCATGTGATTGAAAAAAATTTCCAATCAACTTTGTGGACGCTACTTATATACTCATATTAACTTTGATTACGAGACTAAATTGAAAGAATGAACGTTACACTATTTAAATaagaatttaattgaaatatatCGATAGTGTAAAGAGATTTTAAACCGTCAGTTAATCCTTTGATGttaaaataagtttgacttttattttaaaaatttataaagtAATGCAAACCAGTGATAGTGATAAATCGACAATGTAAATCTTTTTATACTGACAGTacatagtaattaatctctttaaATAATTAGAGATAGTTtaaaattttttaaaattaaaaaattaaaatgaatttcAAAGTAAAGTTAAATCACCAAAACATATATTTTATCTTAAAATAAAGTGACTAGGATTTGAAAATATTCATGCAAAAATGAGTTGTGCAGTAATTTTCAGTATAATAATTAAATTTAtaataattaaatttaaatttcAGTAGAATCAATTCTAAAAACATAATCAATTTTAAAGAATATTAAACTCATTAAAATTAATTCTACacttttaaaattatttttgtcTCTTTTAAAATGAAAACCAAACATTTACTTcactttttttttcaaatatatttgaatATAAATCATTTTAATTTCAATTAAATTTTAATTCGAACTAATTATATAGTTGAAAAATCAACCATGCCTACTTAAATTAAAATAATGACCAAACTCATAATTATACATGACAATATAACTGGCATCTGCGAAGACTCATCTGAGCTTGTCCTTTAAATATTAATTTATGATCAATATTTAGATATTTTAATTTGTATTTTATTATTTGAAATGTATATTTGaaatttattaaaattattataaataatataatttgATATCGGAGAAATGAActatttctattaaaaaaatgATTCCATTAGGAATAGTGGACCGGAACACCCAAACTTATCCCGAATTCGTTTGGGACAAATTTGAGGTTCAATTTTTCACAAGAATTGAAAAATCAAATTTGAATATGAGGGAGGTAAAACTCGTCTCCATTTCTTCTAAGTTATTATGCCTACTCATGGTGGGTGTGATATTGAATGTAGTTCCAACCAAGCCCCTAATTAAAGGTGTAGAGAATtaagaaaaaaaaaagataagAAAAAGAAGTGGGGGTGGCAGAGAGAGAAAGTTGCAGGATTTGTAATATAAAGAggaaaaggaaaaggaagagagaTTGTCAGATTGATGCACATTATTGTAATAAAGTAAAACAATCATTGTTAGATAGACATAACAGATTGAGTTTCCCTGGTGTTAAACAATCCTGCATTCACTACCTTGTTTGTGCATTAACAGTTCTCTTTTTTCTATTAAGTAGATTCAAGAGAGAGGAGACATAATGCCTCAAAAAAAGAGAAGTGTAACAAAATCAATACTCAACAGTAAACAAACCAATTGTCTTAAAAGATGAAACTACATTGGTGTAAATCTCGAATTGGAATTTTGTTTTTCTAATCACTGTAGTATTAAAAAAGAGCCAAACACAAGACACAAAAGAAGTTCATTTAATTCTCTAGAAAATTCTTCAATACACCATAAGAAATCCCTTATACATTACACAAACACACTCAAAATATCATTCTTTTTACAATACAGAGCATCATGCACTACAGCAACAAAAAACACACAAGATCAAATCTAGACTTGGTAGAAGAGAGACTTTTCATCTGTTTAGTGAGAAAATTAACAATACAATTTAACAAGTACAACTGACCGATAGTCGAAGATTCAAGGAGTTTCGGCAGTTCAATGGCTAGAAGCAAATCGATTAACCAAAGCGAGTGCATTGCTGGTAACTTGAGCAACATTGACAATCCTATCCTTGAAGGCATCCTTAACATTTCCATTCATGGAAGGACCGGCAAAGCCATCAAGACAAGTGTTATCATCAGTGAGAGCAGCACTGACCCAAGTCTGCACGTTGCTCATGTGCCACTCGAAGTCCTCTCCAACAGCATGACCGATACTGCCTAACTCTCTAGCCGACTGGCTAAGACTGTCCAAACTGTCACCCATGTTTTCTATGCAGTCTTGTATGGCTCTGTACTCCCTTGGCTTCACGCCTCTTGCTTTTGATATCTTCTTCACATATGATGCACTCGATCGTGTCCTGGATATGCTCACTGATATAGCAGCTATGGCTAGTTGTCGCTCGCTTTGGCCAATCACGCTCGCATATCCCATAAGACATTGAACACATAAAGCAGGGTAGCGAGTAGACCTGCACGAGGACTTGATGAATTCTGCAGAGGTTATAGAGGATTCTGCAGAGCCAGACATGTAAGTGACAAGGTTCATGAGAACCAGTAAAAAAAACCTCCATGTAGCTGCCATGTTTACTGCTATACACTGATAGGAGTATAGGAAACAGCACTATAGGAAGTGGA includes these proteins:
- the LOC127120659 gene encoding 21 kDa protein, encoding MAATWRFFLLVLMNLVTYMSGSAESSITSAEFIKSSCRSTRYPALCVQCLMGYASVIGQSERQLAIAAISVSISRTRSSASYVKKISKARGVKPREYRAIQDCIENMGDSLDSLSQSARELGSIGHAVGEDFEWHMSNVQTWVSAALTDDNTCLDGFAGPSMNGNVKDAFKDRIVNVAQVTSNALALVNRFASSH